From Aliarcobacter butzleri, the proteins below share one genomic window:
- a CDS encoding D-alanyl-D-alanine carboxypeptidase family protein encodes MKFLLSALILIFTPIMAFSYTEANVFQKIEKDLDSIIVKDLTKKQLIFSKDANQQVSPASLTKIMTAILAIESNKMDSIVTITADMKKVEPTILGFKVGEKIYLRDLVNAALIRSANDAANSIAIYLGNGDKQKFVNMMNAKAKKLGMTKTTFQNPCGFDAKNHKSTASDLLKLTEYAIKNSTFNAIVRKNSYSFKAINTKRTYTVYTSNKLQPKEKYMIGVKTGYTNQAGPCLIARAKEGKKDILLVMLNSHNRWENTKLALDTILNK; translated from the coding sequence ATGAAATTTTTACTATCTGCGCTTATTTTAATTTTTACTCCAATTATGGCTTTTTCTTATACAGAAGCAAATGTTTTTCAAAAAATAGAAAAAGATTTGGATTCAATTATTGTTAAAGATTTAACTAAAAAACAATTGATTTTTTCAAAAGATGCAAACCAGCAGGTAAGTCCAGCAAGTCTTACAAAAATCATGACAGCTATTCTTGCAATAGAAAGTAATAAAATGGATAGTATTGTAACTATTACAGCTGATATGAAAAAAGTTGAACCAACAATTTTAGGATTTAAAGTAGGTGAAAAAATTTATTTAAGAGATTTAGTAAATGCTGCTCTTATTCGTTCTGCAAATGATGCTGCAAATTCAATTGCTATTTATTTAGGAAATGGTGATAAACAAAAATTTGTGAATATGATGAATGCAAAAGCAAAAAAACTTGGTATGACAAAAACTACTTTTCAAAATCCATGTGGATTTGATGCAAAAAATCATAAAAGTACAGCAAGCGATTTATTGAAACTTACAGAATATGCTATTAAAAATAGTACTTTCAACGCGATTGTTAGAAAAAATTCTTATTCATTTAAAGCAATAAATACAAAAAGAACTTATACAGTATATACAAGCAATAAACTTCAACCAAAAGAAAAATATATGATAGGTGTAAAAACTGGTTATACAAACCAAGCTGGACCTTGTCTAATTGCTCGTGCAAAAGAGGGCAAAAAAGATATTTTACTTGTAATGTTAAATTCTCATAATAGATGGGAAAATACTAAGTTAGCTTTAGACACAATTTTAAATAAATAA